GTGGTGCTTTCATTTGCACTCGAGTGGTGCTCCACGTAAGAGGTGAAATAATAGTGGTTAAGGCACATCTGATCGAGTGCTTGGCAAAAATATGACGATAAGTTGACAACTTGTAATACTATTACTTAAATATGTTGAGAATTGTTCTTTTAAATAAAAAAGAAGAGGCGCTAATGTGAAGAGTGCTGGTGATAGCACCAAATTTGGCACATGAAAACGGTCGGTCGGTCCGCGCCTGGGATGGTCCGCGAGTGTAGTCTAGATGCTCCATGATTATATTAACTCGGACGAAAGACCCTTTCCTGAGCGTGCTTGTTCGGTTAATCACGCGGGAATATGTCGGGAAACGCCATGAGATAAGTATATAATGGAGTATACTTTTATTTAGTGCAGAGGAAAAAAGATGAATATGTGTGCTTCTTTTTACTGGGAATATGTTATTATGTATCTAGAATTTATGTTCAAAAGAACTCAATGAaaatataatatttttatttggTCATGATTGAAGTAAGAGTGTTCTCATTTGATTTTTATTGTGGTTAGCTGAGCAAACAAGGGGGAAGTTGACGGCTTGCGACCACTGTGGCACACAGCCGCTGTGCTCGCCGGAACAAATCaatcacaaaaacaaaaaaaatctggataagaaataaatctggacggacaaatcagcgacataaacgaaaaacctggacaacaaaaaaacaaataagtgacaaagacaaaatattaaaaatacccattgtggggctcgaacccacaaCCACAAGGTTAAAAGCCTTGTATTTTATCAACTGAGCTAGACAAGCTTTTTGTATAGAATTGAGCTCGGCGCCAAaaactatggcgccgagctcgatgCCACGTCGGCGACACGACGTTCGTTTGTGCCAGcacagcacgtacctcggcgtcatagcctatggcgccgagctgtgttacctcggcgccataggctacggCGCCGAGCAAAGaatcaaaaatgacattaaaattttctagagTTTAAACGTGAATTTTCTTTCGAGAAAAggctaaaatgcaaaaaattcgggATATATTTTATGTGGGATTTTGAGAATCTCTATGAGATATTTTGTGGGATTTTCAGAATCCCTGTCGGATCCAAACGGAGCCTACATAACCCTTCCCTTCCTCGCTTCCCTCCTCCCCGCGCCGCCATACCCTCGAACCCGAGAGGAACCCTAACACCAAAACGCCCCCGGAGGCAGCTAGGAGAGCTCGAATCACCAGCCATGTCGGAGCACGACCTCACGGCGCTGATGGCGGCGCAGCTGGACCGCCACCTGGTGTTCCCCCTGCTGGAGTTCCTCCAGGAGCGGCAGCTCTACTCGGAGTCGGAGATCCTGGAGGCCAAGATCCGCCTCCTCAGCGGCACCAACATGGTCGACTACGCCATGGACATCCACAAGTCCCTCTACGGCACCGACGACGTGCCCGAGGACATGGTGAAGCGCCGCGCCGAGGTCGTCTCCAGGCTCAGGTCGCTCGAGGAGGCCGCAGCcccgctcgtcgccttcctccagaaCCCGCAGCTCGTGCAGGAGTTCAGGCCCGACAAACAGTACAACATCCACATGCTCCAGGAGCGATACCAGGTTCGGGTTCTCCCTACTCCCTCTGCTCAAGTCCCGTTTTCGAGACATGTATGTATACTTTGGTTGGCTAGGCATGCAGGTTTGTGGAATTCCGTGTTTATTAGATGTTGTTATGAAATTATGAGGTTGTGCGGTCATTAAGAAGTCTCAATTTGATTTGCTCATACATCGGAGCaatcttaggtagtgtttggttgaggagccaagtagaacggagtcgttccatccctgattctaggaacggagccgctctgttctgtgtttggtaatctggaacggagcggttctgttttttgtttggttgcagagtgaacggaacggagcgtgactgtgagagcgggattggaacggagcggctccgttccattgattttttggagcggaatggttccggatctgaggagaatattccctaattggagccattccgttctagttactttgtaaccaaacaacaacaaaactggaacagaacggttccgttctacttggctcttcaaccaaacactaccttaacgTGCGTTTGGTTGCAATAACAGGACGGGGTGGGATGGGATGATCCCTCAAATTAGGTTGTTTGGTTCTGGATCAAGGGTTGGGACAGGACTATCCTAGTGTTGTCCCCGGTTGTTCCTTaaaattggagggacgagagaggATGTTAGGGGCTAGGTGTTTAGTTAGCATATGATTTGGTCCTAGTTGTACACTATGTTGCGAGGAATCTTGAATTGGCTGAATGGTGACTTTAGCTCCCATATTATGGTAAGTAGATTGTGAGATGTGTTTTATTGGCACTATCTATAATTTAATATGTTATAGGCATTTTAGCACAGGTGTCCTAGAATATAGACATATGTAGTTCTTCCTATTATCTTAGTTGATTCCCTTGTATCTTATAGTCCAAAAAGTGGTTTCGCCATTGTGGCTAGTTCAGGTTTATGTTCTTTCAACTCTAGCAAGGGACAATTCACAGTGAGAGTTTTCTCTGCTGGAGCACTGTAGGGAAAGGACAATGCATATTAAATAAGATCAAAATTCAGATGAAACGTTGAAGCTGTGCATTTTTTATTGCTATAGCTTGTTTTGTGATAAATGCTAATGAATTGATCAATCCTTGTTTACCAATGCAGATCGGTCCTGACCAGATTGAAGCTCTGTATCAGTATGCCAAATTTCAGTTTGAGTGTGGTAACTACTCAGGGGCTGCTGATTACCTTTACCAGTATCGTGCTTTGTGCACAAACAGTGAGCGAAATGTGAGTGCCCTCTGGGGAAAGCTGGCAGCAGAAATCCTAATGCAGAACTGGGACGTAGCTTTGGAGGAACTCAACCGCTTGAAGGAAATAATTGATTCAAAGGTTCTAACTTCAATGTTTTGTTCTGTGTTCTTTGTTCTTTGTGTACACTATATCACCAACCATGTTCCTTCCTGATCTTTGGGCAGAACTTCTCATCACCTCTGAATCAGCTCCAGAACAGGATATGGCTGATGCATTGGGCTCTGTTCATCTTCTTTAACCATGAAAATGGTAGAAATGGGATCATTGATCTGTTCTTCCAGGACAGGTTCGTCTGTTACAATCTCAATATTTGTCATTTGCTGACATGAAATTACAATTTGTACCATTCTGGCAATAGTAGTTTTGGGAGcagcattttattatcaacagTTATTGAGATATTAAAACATTCTTCGACATCTCCACATTTTTGTTTAGATGCATATAGATATTTTGATTCATAATTAGTGAACGCTGCATTTTTTATTGACGAAGTTCTTAGTTTTTTACTCTTAAATAAATGTATCAGGTGATATACGTGCATGTTTAAAACTACACTGTTTTCCACTAGTAGGTTTCACATAATTCTTTTTTTTGGAGAAATTTGAGCTTGATCCAAACTCGTTCTTTTGCAACTGTGTAATCCAGTTTGAGTCACTACTATTTTTTGTCTTTAAGATTATGTATGCTCAGAATATACTAGTAAATTTACATTCACTTGTTTCCCTTGCAGGTACTTGAATGCTATACAGACAAATGCACACCATCTTATTAGGTATCTAGCTACTGCAGTTGTTGTCAACAAAAGGAGAAGGAATATGCTTAAAGAGTTGATTAAGGTCATTCAACAGGAGCACCATAGCTACAAGGATCCCGTAACTGAATTTCTGGAATGCTTATATGTTAACTATGATTTTGATGGTGCTCAACAGAAACTCATAGAGTGTGAGCAGGTAACTTTGAGGTTGTTTTTCCTGCAATTTTCAAGTCCTCAATTTTGTTATTCACGTGTGTGCTTCTTGAATTATGGAAAAAGCCTGAAAGACAACACATCCTTTTTTTGTGTGCAAAACATCCTTCTGTGAAATGATCCTCAACCGTCAATTCTTTTAAATGTTCCCTAGTAAAAtgatttattcttgatggttcaAAAGTTTCCCTATTCCTTGGATGTATCATATGCATCGGGGATATCATATTGAAGAATCAGTATAATAATATGGACTATTTGGAGGGACCTTTAAATGAGCTTGGGGGTTTTGGGCTTAAAACATGTTTGAATGTAATTCCACATTCTTTGTGTGACAATAGCATTATCATCCCAACCATGCTTATTAAGGCATCACCTAGGCATCCAGCCGGCCAGGAGTGGACACCATGGGCCATGGCTGCTTGCCTCACCTGGAGGATGTTAGGCAAGCGCCTGGGCGTCCGCCCAGATGACGCCATGAGTTCGCCGCTCCGCCCTAGCCCAACTGTCTCATCTCTTATCCCTAATTCCCCTGCTATCTGCATCTGCTGCTGTGCCAGCCCTGCCATCTGTGCGCCGCCCCTTCCCTCAACAGCGCTGGCCCCCTTTGTCTCTACTCTGCACCTCGCCTCTGCAGTGCTGCGCGCGCCGTCTTCCTGCTCTCTGCAGCAGTGCTGCGCTGCCTACTCttccaaatgttggtgctccaagtGATGAGAATGAGTGTGGCCTAAATGATACGGACTTAGATATCGATTAGGTGATGTTCTTCTACCACTCTACCTCATGTTTGAGTAATTGAGTTTATTTTTGATTATGCCATTGAATTTTTAGTTTGTTTGGTTGCTATGGTCAATGTGGACTTATCACCTATATTTGTTTGCGATGAAGTCTGAACTTGTACTCTTAATCTCTAAATTGCTACTGATTACTAACTACTGACCTTCTGCTGTCTTGCTGGAGTGTTGATGCCTAATTGGCGCCTAGGCGTTCAGGCAACCAGCTGGTGCCTGGCTGTGGTGCCATGACAACCATGATCCTAACAATCAGCAATAATAATTGTGATATGATATAAAACTTGTTAATGTACATCATCATGTTGTAATGTCTACTTTTCTAGGTTATACTGAATGATCCATTCCTGGGAAAGCGCATTGAAGAGGGAAATTTTGTCAGTGTTCCTTTGAGAGATGAGTTCCTTGAAAATGCTAGGCTTTTTATTTTCGAGACATACTGCCGTATCCATCGGTGCATCGATATCAGGTGTGGCAAAATTTCTCTTTCAGCAATGCTTTAGCAGGAGGATGATGATTGTTAAGTATAAGTATTGACACATTTTCAGATCTCTAATTTGTTTTCTAGTTAAACTATTTCACTCTTACTTATTCTGTCACTACTTGCTATAGTACATAGGTAGATGTTTTGAGATCTTGTTGTTAACCACAATAATTTCATGACCTGTGGGATATAGTACTTAACATTGTGTTTTGGCTGCACAATTTGGGAACCAGCATTCATTTTGGTTACTAAACATGTTAGTCTTGATTAAATGTGACATTCTCAGTGTCCACGTCCTCCACTTAGGGCGTGTACAATCCCATTTATTAGATGGTCTCTTAAGGGGTCTCTAGGGGGTTAAAAAAATACATACACGATTCTCCATACGTACTGTCTCTTAACTTCATTTATGATTCAGGCGCTCAGGATTGTACCATACAGTTTTTTTATTCTCTTGTACTTAGAAAACCGTTTCACAGGGTTGTACATGTCCTTATACTTCAGTTTTAATAGCAAATGTTGGTTTGTACCCAATATTTTATAGACCATATAGGAACTTGGTTTTGAAGTGATATAGTTTGTTGTTCTGATGTTCCTGCAACGGACAGCATGCTTGCTCAGAAGTTGAACATGAGCTACGATGAGGCCGAGTTGTGGATCATGAATTTGGTTAGAAGCTCAAAACTGGATGCCAGGATCGATTCAGTATCAGGAACTCTCATCATGACAACCAATCACGTCAATGTGTAAGTTCCTCTGTCCATGCCTGCACCATGTTGGTTAGTTCATAACATTTTTTTCTTTACACTTTTTACTACTAGGGCAATGCAATCTAGTTGAATACCAATAATCATGTGCTGTAGTGGGAATAGAGTTATGTTCTTTATTTTGTACCACATATTTACGGGGGAATACATCTTATGCAGCCATGAGCAGATTGTTGAGAGCTTGAAGGGCCTTAATATGAGGACCTACATGCTCGCAAAGAACATCGTTGAGCCAGCTCAGCAGGCAACTCGGTGAGGATAGCAGACTTCACAGTTTTGAGACGCCAAGGACTAGTTTAGAGACAACTGTAAACTTTTCGAGCTCTATTGTGTGGCATTGGATTTCAACACCTGGAAGGTGGCTTGCCGTTTGATACAGCTTGGAGTATTATGCTGACATTTTCAATATTTTGTAATCGGAACTTCGTAACAGTGGATCCTTCTCAATGTATTGCTATTATTTTATGCTGACATTTTCAACATCTTTCTCTATTAGTTTGATTACCATCTGTTTTGTTGAATTTATGAATGGTAGTGCACTGTTGGTCACCAGCTCTTATTCGATCAAAACAGGGCAACACAATTAATGGCAAGAGACCTTGGTTCCTTTAATCTATTCAGAATATATTAAAGGAAGAAGATTATAAGAATAATAGTAAGAACTTCGAACAAAACGAAGACATTTAAGAAAAACAATTAGTGCCGTACTATTTTTATTGCTTCTTATTATACACATTTACAAGTATTCCTTCGAAGAATTATAGATGTGAAGAAGATACAACTTCGTAGGCAAAACAACTCAGGTCTCAGCCAAAAAGGTGCTAACGGGTACAACTTTATGAGAATTATATTTATGTCCTCAGTCTTATACATGTTTGCTATAAAATCAATCGAGGGCATTGCCGACATTTCCTTCGTAGTCGTGTTTAACATGCTCATATTGTCAACATGTTCAAGATCCATGTTGACTTCGAAGGCGAAGAAAATGTTGACAATGCCCTCGACAAGAAATCTTCAAGATCTATGATATGAGTGGTTACATGACATGACATATGATGACAC
This portion of the Zea mays cultivar B73 chromosome 2, Zm-B73-REFERENCE-NAM-5.0, whole genome shotgun sequence genome encodes:
- the LOC100284265 gene encoding eukaryotic translation initiation factor 3 subunit 6; this translates as MSEHDLTALMAAQLDRHLVFPLLEFLQERQLYSESEILEAKIRLLSGTNMVDYAMDIHKSLYGTDDVPEDMVKRRAEVVSRLRSLEEAAAPLVAFLQNPQLVQEFRPDKQYNIHMLQERYQIGPDQIEALYQYAKFQFECGNYSGAADYLYQYRALCTNSERNVSALWGKLAAEILMQNWDVALEELNRLKEIIDSKNFSSPLNQLQNRIWLMHWALFIFFNHENGRNGIIDLFFQDRYLNAIQTNAHHLIRYLATAVVVNKRRRNMLKELIKVIQQEHHSYKDPVTEFLECLYVNYDFDGAQQKLIECEQVILNDPFLGKRIEEGNFVSVPLRDEFLENARLFIFETYCRIHRCIDISMLAQKLNMSYDEAELWIMNLVRSSKLDARIDSVSGTLIMTTNHVNVHEQIVESLKGLNMRTYMLAKNIVEPAQQATR